In Thermodesulfovibrionales bacterium, the following are encoded in one genomic region:
- a CDS encoding PDZ domain-containing protein, translated as EINSPAMRAGLREGDVIIGFGNQPVAGIDELHKLLTEETVGKSFPVTLIRRTEKIVLDIIPEESGSRSQN; from the coding sequence CGAAATCAACAGCCCTGCGATGAGAGCGGGTCTGCGTGAAGGTGATGTCATTATCGGTTTTGGCAATCAGCCGGTCGCCGGGATCGATGAGCTCCACAAGCTGCTGACTGAGGAGACCGTGGGGAAGAGCTTTCCCGTTACTCTTATCAGGCGGACCGAAAAAATCGTCCTTGATATCATTCCTGAAGAAAGCGGCTCCCGGTCACAGAATTAA
- a CDS encoding RHS repeat-associated core domain-containing protein, which yields MRYYQTDALGSVIALTDETGAVRTPYSYDPFGNVTINGEASDNPFQYTERENDGTGLYYYRARYYSPELQRFISDDPIDTAGAINKYVYTSNNPVNFADPLGLEECGARFRVKWFFSFEKRGRL from the coding sequence GTGAGATATTATCAGACTGATGCTCTTGGAAGTGTGATTGCTTTGACAGATGAAACAGGAGCGGTTAGAACCCCGTATTCTTATGACCCATTCGGAAATGTGACCATTAACGGCGAAGCAAGTGACAATCCTTTTCAATACACCGAAAGAGAGAACGATGGAACAGGGCTCTATTATTACAGGGCACGATATTACAGTCCTGAGTTGCAAAGGTTCATCAGCGACGACCCAATAGATACGGCGGGCGCAATAAACAAATACGTTTACACTTCCAATAACCCGGTGAACTTTGCCGATCCACTTGGATTAGAGGAATGCGGTGCTCGTTTCAGGGTAAAATGGTTTTTCTCATTCGAGAAACGTGGGCGTCTCTAA
- a CDS encoding DUF1810 domain-containing protein: MSPDDPYDLNRFLSAQGGVYERALAELRAGEKQTHWMWFIFPQIDGLGYSPTAKHYSVKSLEEARQYLNHPVLGKRLLECTEAVLALTGRSISEILGHPDDLKFKSSMTLFEKVAGSGSVFSFVLDRYCHGERDAATLRLLETPTFLE; this comes from the coding sequence ATGAGCCCTGACGACCCTTATGATCTGAATCGGTTTCTCAGCGCTCAGGGAGGCGTCTACGAGAGAGCACTCGCTGAGCTTAGGGCTGGTGAGAAGCAAACTCACTGGATGTGGTTCATATTTCCGCAGATAGATGGATTGGGATACAGTCCAACGGCGAAGCATTACTCAGTCAAGAGCTTAGAAGAAGCCCGACAGTATCTGAACCATCCCGTTCTCGGCAAAAGGCTGTTGGAATGCACCGAGGCGGTACTAGCTCTCACGGGCAGATCAATTTCAGAAATCTTGGGCCATCCTGATGACTTGAAGTTTAAGTCATCGATGACGCTGTTTGAGAAGGTAGCAGGCTCAGGTTCTGTGTTTTCCTTCGTCCTTGACAGGTACTGCCACGGAGAGCGAGATGCCGCAACGCTCAGATTGTTAGAGACGCCCACGTTTCTCGAATGA
- a CDS encoding class II SORL domain-containing protein, producing the protein MDRRSFLKTAAVGSVALGVAREVFAAEKYFPSKVDPSLFETINRAKDPSTKSPLEKSHAPFITAPPKVKAGEPFAVEVRVGENLHPMGPTHWIEFIALNIGNEPAGRIDFQPKGYLSPKATFTVVLPMESAPSGKVTLVANQRCNLHGYWESSLDVSVEA; encoded by the coding sequence ATGGACAGAAGGTCTTTTCTGAAAACCGCTGCTGTAGGATCTGTGGCTCTGGGTGTGGCAAGAGAGGTTTTTGCTGCAGAGAAGTACTTTCCATCGAAGGTGGACCCGAGTCTCTTCGAAACGATTAACAGGGCAAAGGACCCTTCAACGAAGTCCCCCCTGGAAAAATCACATGCCCCGTTTATAACAGCGCCGCCAAAGGTGAAGGCCGGAGAACCCTTTGCCGTTGAGGTGAGAGTCGGCGAGAATCTGCATCCCATGGGGCCGACACACTGGATCGAATTCATAGCACTCAATATAGGAAATGAGCCTGCCGGCAGGATCGATTTCCAGCCCAAGGGCTACCTGAGCCCAAAGGCAACGTTCACGGTGGTCCTTCCAATGGAATCCGCACCCTCCGGCAAGGTTACCCTGGTCGCCAATCAGCGCTGCAACCTCCATGGCTACTGGGAATCGAGCCTTGATGTGAGTGTCGAAGCCTGA
- the glnE gene encoding bifunctional [glutamate--ammonia ligase]-adenylyl-L-tyrosine phosphorylase/[glutamate--ammonia-ligase] adenylyltransferase, which yields MDHEPPVNLRDAASATPCPERALKNLEAFCEANPASVDLLRTEIKPVSLLFSISQFLATFSIANPEILFEAVSKVHLPLDENEVRTSVKRIGDEALLQPKERLMSMVRFLKKKSLLDITLRDILGMADIAESMSELSLLAEIIVEESLQIVRSQIREIYGEPEDWSFTVLAVGKLGSRELNFSSDIDLLYVYKEEEGETSGVMTPQRTVKNRIGNHEYYCKLGEALNKFLSATTEEGFGYRVDLRLRPEGQRGNLAISLSAYETYYESWGRAWERAVLLRARPIAGDMDLGKAFLEMVKPFVYRKYLDFTAIEEIRKMKSKIDETFKKDDIKRGRGGIREIEFFVHALQLIYGGKEPLLRERSTIKGLYQLLQKNLVGYEDYSILSDNYLLLRRLEHRLQQVNDLQTHSLPSGDQERLALSRKMGFPDTETFFSELDKRRSMVRRIYDSLFIERRAAPREDHKTSLLLSEELSDGEFRNLLTDYSIKDVGRVIRNIHHIRDSTRSFQTLRGQRLLSAVLPAFLREALRTRNPDTAVNNLESFVTILSSEESYLDLFAKNERLIPILIRLFSQSEYLAKTIMKRREYLELLGHEIFPRKTLASLKEELKGITSAGQQIAEAIRIFKQMEEIRLGILFLDRKIDVIRLMKELSKTADAIVSHCMAALGPSDNLAVVGLGKSGGRELTFASDLDLIFVCDDSVTDSAIKTAERLIRLLISYTQDGTAYSVDTRLRPEGSKGPLVLTVEAFRDYYLRAAHFWEFQALLKARPLAGDRAAGYGFMAVKKRVLTEKGEQVAVQDVRAMRERIEREISKEAEGYDIKLGPGGLEELEFTVQYLQLKNVRRHDRLLVQGTLDGIGRLWKYGVIDKMTAHVMRDAYVFFRTLESFLRLVNEPVLKEGSMVALMASELMEMKGADELITVLREKRLKVKEMFEKLA from the coding sequence ATGGACCATGAACCTCCTGTCAACCTTCGAGACGCTGCATCAGCAACCCCCTGCCCTGAGAGGGCACTGAAGAACCTCGAGGCCTTTTGCGAAGCAAACCCTGCCTCCGTCGATCTTCTCAGGACAGAAATAAAGCCGGTTTCCCTTCTCTTCAGTATCAGCCAGTTCCTCGCCACTTTTTCGATAGCGAACCCTGAAATCCTCTTTGAAGCCGTAAGCAAAGTTCATCTGCCTCTTGACGAGAATGAAGTCCGCACCTCGGTGAAGCGGATCGGCGACGAAGCATTGCTTCAGCCTAAGGAACGGCTCATGAGCATGGTCCGCTTTCTCAAGAAGAAGAGCCTCCTCGATATAACACTCAGGGATATCTTGGGCATGGCTGATATTGCGGAGAGCATGTCCGAGTTGAGTCTTCTCGCCGAGATCATCGTCGAAGAGTCGCTACAGATCGTGAGGTCTCAGATACGGGAGATATACGGAGAGCCTGAGGACTGGTCTTTTACGGTCCTTGCCGTAGGGAAACTCGGCTCCCGCGAGCTGAACTTCAGCTCCGATATCGATCTTCTCTATGTATATAAGGAAGAAGAGGGCGAAACGAGCGGGGTGATGACACCTCAGCGGACCGTGAAAAACAGGATAGGCAATCATGAGTATTACTGCAAACTCGGAGAGGCCCTGAACAAGTTCCTCTCAGCCACGACGGAAGAGGGGTTTGGATATCGCGTTGATCTCAGGCTGAGACCGGAAGGACAACGGGGAAACCTGGCGATTTCTCTCTCAGCGTACGAGACCTATTATGAGTCCTGGGGGAGGGCCTGGGAAAGGGCGGTCCTTCTGCGGGCGCGGCCGATCGCAGGCGACATGGATCTCGGCAAGGCTTTTCTCGAAATGGTAAAGCCCTTTGTTTACAGGAAATATCTCGATTTTACCGCCATCGAAGAGATACGGAAGATGAAGTCGAAGATCGACGAAACTTTCAAGAAGGACGATATCAAGAGGGGTCGCGGCGGGATACGCGAGATAGAATTCTTCGTCCACGCTCTCCAGCTGATCTACGGAGGGAAGGAGCCTCTCCTCCGCGAAAGAAGCACGATCAAGGGCCTCTACCAGCTCCTCCAGAAAAACCTCGTGGGTTATGAAGACTATTCCATTCTCTCTGATAATTACCTCCTCCTCAGAAGGCTCGAGCACCGTCTCCAGCAAGTCAATGACCTCCAGACCCATTCACTCCCTTCGGGAGATCAGGAGCGTCTTGCGCTGAGCAGGAAGATGGGATTTCCCGATACCGAGACGTTTTTCAGTGAACTGGACAAGAGGCGGAGCATGGTGAGGAGGATCTATGACTCACTCTTTATCGAGAGAAGAGCGGCGCCGAGAGAAGATCATAAGACATCACTCCTCCTGTCCGAGGAACTGTCGGATGGTGAATTCAGGAACCTCCTTACAGATTATTCGATTAAGGATGTGGGAAGAGTAATACGGAACATTCATCACATCAGGGACAGCACACGCTCGTTTCAGACTCTCAGGGGACAGAGGCTCCTCAGCGCTGTCCTGCCGGCCTTTCTCCGGGAGGCACTGAGGACCAGGAACCCTGATACCGCTGTCAACAATCTCGAGTCCTTCGTGACGATCCTCTCTTCGGAAGAGTCCTATCTCGACCTCTTCGCGAAGAACGAGAGACTCATCCCGATCCTCATACGGCTCTTCTCACAGAGCGAATACCTGGCGAAGACCATCATGAAGAGACGTGAGTATCTCGAACTCCTCGGGCATGAGATCTTCCCGAGAAAGACCCTTGCCTCGCTGAAAGAGGAGCTGAAGGGAATTACTTCAGCGGGTCAGCAGATCGCCGAAGCGATACGGATATTCAAACAGATGGAAGAGATCAGGCTCGGGATTCTCTTCCTGGATAGGAAGATCGATGTCATCCGCTTAATGAAGGAGCTCTCCAAGACTGCCGATGCAATCGTGTCTCACTGCATGGCCGCCCTCGGTCCTTCCGATAATCTCGCGGTAGTCGGCCTTGGGAAGTCAGGCGGCAGGGAACTTACCTTCGCCTCGGACCTTGATCTCATATTTGTTTGCGACGATTCAGTGACCGACAGCGCCATAAAGACGGCCGAGAGGCTCATCAGGCTCCTGATCTCTTACACGCAGGACGGCACGGCTTACAGTGTGGATACCCGCCTCAGGCCCGAAGGTTCAAAGGGCCCTCTCGTTTTGACAGTCGAGGCCTTCAGGGATTACTACCTGAGGGCCGCTCACTTCTGGGAGTTTCAGGCCCTGCTGAAGGCAAGGCCTCTGGCAGGAGACAGGGCAGCTGGATACGGATTTATGGCGGTGAAGAAGAGAGTCCTCACAGAAAAGGGTGAGCAGGTCGCCGTTCAGGACGTCAGGGCGATGCGGGAGCGGATCGAGAGAGAGATCTCGAAAGAGGCCGAAGGATATGATATAAAGCTCGGCCCCGGCGGTCTGGAGGAACTCGAATTCACTGTCCAGTATCTCCAGTTGAAGAACGTCCGACGGCATGATCGCCTCCTCGTGCAGGGAACGCTTGACGGAATAGGAAGGCTCTGGAAATACGGCGTCATAGACAAGATGACAGCTCATGTTATGAGGGATGCCTATGTCTTTTTTCGTACCCTCGAGAGCTTCCTCAGACTGGTCAATGAACCTGTCCTGAAAGAAGGTTCGATGGTTGCGCTTATGGCTTCGGAACTGATGGAGATGAAGGGAGCTGATGAACTCATTACTGTCCTGAGGGAGAAAAGACTGAAGGTGAAAGAAATGTTTGAGAAGCTCGCATAA
- a CDS encoding ABC transporter permease yields the protein MGTSSFIGIFWVRFKRNKLALAGGIIVSLLFFVATLAPLIAPYNAHDIDSKHVLDPPDIHHLLGTDDLGRDVLSRMIWGSRISLAVGFVAVGIATVIGVILGAASGYYGGWTDRIIMRFIDIMLAIPTFFLILAVIAFVGSSIWNIMIVIGLTSWMGVARLVRAEFLSLKEREFVLAARAVGAGDLRIIFRHMMINSMAPVLVSAVLGVAGAVLVESALSFLGIGVQPPTPSWGNILTLGKDNIEIAWWLSVFPGLAILITVLGYNLLGEGIRDAIDPRLWETERR from the coding sequence GTGGGAACTTCGAGTTTCATCGGCATCTTCTGGGTTCGCTTCAAGAGAAACAAGCTTGCTCTTGCCGGGGGAATCATTGTATCGCTCCTCTTTTTCGTCGCAACACTTGCACCCCTCATTGCGCCCTACAATGCTCATGACATCGATAGTAAACACGTCCTTGACCCTCCGGACATACATCATCTCCTAGGTACTGACGATCTGGGAAGAGACGTGCTGAGTAGGATGATCTGGGGTTCACGCATATCCCTTGCCGTCGGTTTCGTAGCAGTCGGGATCGCGACCGTTATTGGAGTGATACTTGGAGCCGCTTCCGGGTATTACGGAGGATGGACAGATCGGATCATCATGAGGTTCATCGACATTATGCTCGCCATCCCGACGTTCTTCCTCATCCTTGCGGTTATAGCCTTTGTGGGATCGAGCATATGGAATATCATGATCGTCATAGGGCTTACGTCATGGATGGGAGTGGCCCGCCTTGTCAGGGCGGAATTTCTCTCCCTGAAGGAGAGAGAGTTTGTCCTGGCGGCCAGGGCGGTGGGGGCGGGAGACCTAAGGATCATCTTCCGGCATATGATGATCAATAGCATGGCGCCGGTGCTTGTTTCGGCCGTTCTTGGCGTAGCTGGGGCAGTACTCGTCGAATCAGCTCTCAGCTTCCTCGGTATCGGTGTCCAGCCGCCGACGCCGAGTTGGGGGAATATTCTCACTCTGGGAAAAGACAACATCGAGATCGCCTGGTGGCTCTCGGTTTTTCCGGGACTTGCCATCCTGATCACGGTGCTCGGCTATAACCTTCTAGGCGAAGGGATCAGGGATGCCATCGATCCGAGACTGTGGGAAACAGAGAGACGGTGA